Below is a genomic region from Sebastes umbrosus isolate fSebUmb1 chromosome 20, fSebUmb1.pri, whole genome shotgun sequence.
atgcgttaaagaaattagtggcgttaaaatgaatttgcgcgGACgggttattattgcgttaactttgacagccctaattcaaagtTTTCTGTGCTggagaaacattttagaaacGTTCTGTGTTGTAATGATTCTTTGTCTTTAACTTTCAGATAACAACGAGTCAGACGGCAGGCCGGGACGGAAAAGCCTCCTGTTTGACTACCAGAACATCAGCGACAGCTACCTCACTCTCACTGCAGCAAACAACCAGCTGAGAGGAGACAACGAGCTCCTGAAGGAGCACAGCGCCTGGCTGCTCGAGCAGACCAAACTCCTCAACAGGACGTCAGATAATCTGATGTCTGTTAATCTCGCTCTGAGTTTAGAAAGCACCGAGCTGATGGAGCAGATTGTGAATCTGACTTCTACAAACCTACAACTCACACGAGAACACGAGCATCTGGTTCAGCTCACGTCTgagcaggagaggaagaagcTGAACATGTCTCAAACTATCAAACAGCTGGTCGAATTCAACactcagagagaggaggagggacggCGACTCGCCCAGATGAGCCGCCTCCTGAGGGACGAGCTGGACCAAGTGAAGGAAAAGAATCAACAACTTCTGGAAATCAACGACAAGTTTCAAGGAGAAGTTAAAAATCTGAGCGGGAAGATCGGAGCTTTGTTGAACGACGACCGTGAGAAGAGATTAACAGATCTGCAAGAACAAAACCAGAACCTGAAAGAGAGGCAGGAAGCAGCAGAGCGAGAGACGAGCAAGACCATCGAGACGGACGAGATGCGTTCATTAAAGGAGGTCTACCGCTCCCTGGACCTTTACTGCCCCGTGGTCAATCCCAACACTACAGGTATTTTTTGTTTCCCCATGTTAATAATAGCTTTGATTAAATTCACTCGCTTCAAATGTTATCAGCTGACTGAATGGGCCGaatcagcctcatagatatgggttagaagagacctgctacacctactaggcAGCCCGgcctttatcatctattcacatggttcaTCGCCATTACGAATAcacaactcgtcacatactgacactttgtcagacccctcggcgttaCTTTTCGTTCGCAGTAAACACgttgcttaatgttgtgaagtaaacaaaaacacttgcttaacGGCCAGGTGAAAATGATTGTATATTAAcgtcataccagcaacattacgaCTGTAAAATAtggtcacagacatgaaaaaaagttcagatttatttttataaatcacCACTTCCTGCTTATGTTTCAACTTAAAGCAACTTAAAGGGAAATAAAAGAGGAAAACTGGTGTGAAGAGGTTAAAATTCGGCTGAGACAGTTAACTATACAGATAAATTGTTACTTTCTTTTTCCACAGAACGAATTTGCAAAAAGTGTCAGGACAGCTGGAGACAGTTTGAGACCAAGTGTTACTACTTCTCGTCTCGCCTGCTCACCTGGAGCTCCAGCAGAGCCTGGTGCCAGACACAAGGGGGCGACCTGCTCATCATCAACAGTGAACCAGAACAGGTAATAAGAGGACAACAAGAAGGGAACATGCAACCATTCAAAAATCAGTCTCCAGACGTTGTATGATTTGAATAATCGTTTTCTGTTTGTAGAGCTTTGTTTTTGAAAGCAGTCAGGCTCTGGAGCCGAGCAGCAGCCGGCTGTGGATCGGTCTGACGGacgcagaggaggagggagaatggAGCTGGGTGGACGGCAGCCCGGCAGCTTCAGGTCAACAGTAAGTCAAAGCACAGAGACGCTGGGATAACACTTATATCTTTCCAAGTTCACTGTCTATAGGGCCTATAAAACATTAGTAGTATTTTCCATGCATTAAGTAAATTGCAAAAGCAAAGAATTttgcataaataaaaatgaataaataaataagaaaaaacataaaaaatacaaaaataaataaatgcatataatataataaatgaataaatatataaagaataaatgcaaaattaaatcaataaaagtaaaaaataatactaaatagataaataaataaaaaggaaaattcaacagaattaatacaaagatgagTATTCTGTGTCACTGCATGAGTGATGTCTTGCTTTAGTGACACTATGGAATAAGACAATGTGAGGATTATGTAAATGTTAGATTTAATGATTATGTACCTGCTCCTGCAGGTACTGGCTGAGCAGACCAGGACTGGGGACGGAGCCTGATGACTGGAAGCTGGACGACCCTCTGGGAGAGGACTGTGGGCACATTGACACCAGCGAAACCGCTCTCAAGTGCTGGATGGACGGTTCCTGTAAGACACCTTATAGATGGATCTGTGAGAAGGATGTTTAAATCAACccacaacatttttatttctaatttcatgttgtaaatatactgtagcagTAATTTGAAGTTTTGGTGATtgtgtatatgttttctttcaaaataaaagaatagtCTTCAGAGTCCAGTTTGTCTTTGCTCTAATGCAGGAAATAAAGACAATATCTgacaagtctttttttattttcaagtaTAAATTTCAATAACAGACTGCATATCTTACTTCAAGTGATGATACACAACATAAAGTTGCAGCATTCATTTTGAAATGTTGATTCTtataaaagcaaacaaacatgaaataaGTGCGTTTTTGTTCTTGTTAAATTTCAGATCGACACACCACGACTTAAAACAATTCAAATACTTTTAAAACTACTAATAGTGCAActaaaaacagatgttttgcTGTTGGAAGTAAGTACAGGCACACAGTTGTCTGCTGAAAAGAAATCAACATCTACTGTTCTCCATTTGATTTAGGCAATTGTGAAAAGTATGcagatgtttttatgtttttgcatccaacattttttagattttgatGGTTAGAAGCTCCAAAACATTTACACGTATCTTGAgcttaattacttttttattctgTGTGTTAGGATGCAATTTTAAATCTTTAACGTGATTAAGATAATTGTTGACATGTTTAGGAAAGAAAATCACTCTTATGTGCTACCTGCAAAATGTGCTCTGTGTGATACAGGCCTAAGTctatggaggacgaaacctgccaaaataaaaaataaataaatatgtcattaaaagtagcaaaaataatattaaaaataaatgtaggcattaatcaattgataaaatgtggtataaattgatatttctgtttaaatttgcttttttatttatttacctttgtactAATTTCCTTCTTTATCTTACtcttgcatttatttgtattcatatatttatttttgtattcatttattttaaaaatttctgtattaatttatgtgtttaagcatttatttatttattcatattattattattttggcaggttccgtcctccatataaaTCAGACTGAGAGAATATTATGTGAACTATAAATGCaagtaaattaatttaataaaggtcaataaagattaaacatgacacttaattttgttgttatttgataatggctaataaataaaacaatttatatagggacaaatacaaatttacttcaggcaagtagatttctgacccacACAGAAGTAAAAATATTAACATTGAATCCtgagcaggtataatgtttaccatgttcaccatgtaggatgatgggaatgtcattagttttgcaggtatttggtcataaaccaaagtatagGGCTAATTAAGCTACATGAAACGTTAAGACATCACCAGAGTTATTTTGATTCATCCTGAGAGAAACAttaatttcatggcaatccatccaatagttgtcaagacatttctctcaaaaccacaaatgtcaaccttatGGTAGTGCTAAATGAAAAGTCagtggatcaccaaagtcattaggattcacaGTCTTGCAGCCACGAATATCTGTACACAATTGTACACTAATCTGACGTGTGGAGTCAGTAACTACTCCTGTTTGGTCTTTCTCCTCCCGCACAGTCGAATGCAAAGGAATCGTATTGATCCCACAAAAATTGCCGTCAGCATCAACAAGACTGCTATCAAAAAGCATAAAACATCCACAGAATAGTAGGCGTACCACGGCATCTTATAAGACTCAGTGCGTAAATGTGACGCTCCTTTGTGCCTAATGACAAACTCGATCCAGTAAACGGCCGTCTCCAGAGGATGCATCGGTTTATCCCgatggagagcagagagacgcTTCATGTTGTTCCTGTAGGACGGATCGCGGAGAACTTCTTGTAACACTTCCAGAAAGTTCTGACGAGTGAGTTTGCTCGTATCCACCACCTTAGCGGCTCCTCGCGCCTCCACTCTCAAAACGTTCTCAAACTGGTCGAACAGAAGAGGGATGCCTACTATCGGCACTCCGTGGTAGATGGACTCGTAGATCCCATTGGTGCCACCGTGAGCCACGAAGGCTTTAATCTTTGGGTGACCCAAGAGGTCGTTCTGGGGCATCCATTTCACCAGTAGGGTGTTGTTGCCCAAATTGTTGGGGGGCTCACCAACATGCCTCCATATGACCTTCTGAGGAATTTGGGCAAAGGCAGCAGCGATTTCGGAGGTCATTTCTACAGGAAGGCCTTTGACAAGCGTGCCGAGAGACATCAGGACGACTCCGTGCTCTCCTGAACTTTGAACGAACTCCTCCAGCTCTGACGATAAAGGCTCTGAAGGCTTGCACTGAAAACCGCCAATGTAGACGATGTTCGGCATGGTGGGTCTGGGGAATTCAAAGACGAAGTCCACCCTCATGAGCCAGATGTCTGCTCCTTGTAGAAGGTGATAGAAGTTCACATCTGGACCAAAGTACCTGTCTACCAGTCTATCATAGTGAGGGCATACTACAATCTTGTCAATGCATATGTTGAGAAAATAGAACAATGCGTTCTTGACACGCTGCTCAAATGTCATCTTATCCGACGCGGCGTATCCTGAAGTTGGAACGTAGGATGTTGGCGATGGAGCCACCACGAAATGGCCCTCTCCACTGGTGATCCACCTCACGTTAAAAACAGTCGGCAGCTTAAGTTCATGAGCCACCAGAACTCCAACGGGCAACCCCGGGTCTATAAGAACCACGTCAAACTGGGTGTCACGAAGACTCTGCATCAGAGTCTTGTTCTCAAATATTTCCACCCCTAACATGCTGGCCTGTCGGTGGATGTCCGACAGCGTGAAGAGCATTTCCCAGTAGAACTTCAAGAATCCGATAACCGACCCCCCTTCTTTGTGGATCGCCAGCATCTTGACCAGGAAGGTTACGAAGAAGTCCTGCTCCTCTATGCTGATGGCTCCCGGTAAGGTGACGGTGATGGAGTGGTAATGCGGGGCGTTTTCTTTGACGTACCAGCTCGTGGCGGTGCGGACCACGGTGACCTCGTGGCCCCTAGCGTGGAGGCTCTGGATCAGCAGGTTCATGTTGACCCAGTGGCTGCCATCCACCGGGAACACCAGGATCTTTCCGCCCTCTACACTGGGGCTTGACAGGAGGGACACACTCACCACCAGAAGCAGAAAGGAAACACCTGGGATGCTCCCCATGGATTAGCCCTGAGGGAAGGAACAAATATACAAGTTTAATGTGGGTAACCACAAATTTATGATGAGgatgatccgatcacaagtggacagctctaagtacaggtttAAACGCACTCAAGAAGCATTGAGgatgcattgagatccgatcttTCAAACCACAATCAGAGGTGGTCTGGATCACATATGATCTCATTCTTTTAGCAgagtgtagtgaatgtgtccttggccacattaaggaccgcctactcaactgacgtctgACTGGACTctgtgctccagctgtctccacagcagcatcaataaatagaaacaaacaacgatccacatgtaaacagagaaacacaaacaatgtaAACCTCAAACAACATATATTGCACATTACTCATATTGCACAAGAACTAtccaaaaacagaataaataaaagataaaataagaataagaacaCCATGACGCTATTGCACAACCCTCAGCCTcaagaaacattatttaaaatttaaGATTTTGATGGAGGTGCACAAACGGGTTCTTAAAACGGTTCAGTTTGCATCGAGGGGCTCTGTATCGTCTGCCAGATGGTTAAGAGCTCATACTCAGAGTGGAGGATGTGAGACGGGTCCTACAATACTCTCTGTGCTCGCCAAAGAACAGTCTACTCATATATTGACTGGAAGGAGAGGTTGTCAGTCCTCCCCCCTAACCTTCATGGCAGTCTGAACCAGACGAGCAAGCTGAGATTTCAACTGCTCAGAGAGGTTGCCGTACCACGCCGACATCCCATACCTCGGGATGCTCTCCAACACAGCCtggtaaaatgaaaacatgatgtTGTGATCTACTCCATCCACCCTGAGTCTGCGTAAGAAAGTACAGGATTTACAGGATTACAGGATTCTTGCTGGGATTTACAGCTGAAACCAGAGGGAAACGACTACACAGAGCCTGCCCTGCAAGGAAAGCCTGAAATGTTGCTTTGACGGATCAAGGTCCAGATGATTGCATGGTGGGCTAACTAATACCTGCTGTTATGGTCTGTATAATCTCACCATCTGCATTCAGCAGAGTCTCCATTCACAACATACGCTCAAGTGTCCCGTTACCTTTCTGCATGAGAAAGTTAAAACACCAGTTGCATACTTTCTGTCCTGCACAAGTTAGTGTCTCCTCTTTTCAGTAACGCTGTGGCAGCATTTAACTGAGTTGTTGATGTATtgtaagagaagaagaagtagtgtTATAACTTACCTTAAATGCCTGTAACAGTTGAGAAATTAACTTTGCGCCTGCTCTGGACCAGTGAAGCCCAGCGTCTGCATGGAAGAGAATCCAAACACCAAACCTGATTACTGTGTTACATAAGGAGGAGAGGGAGTTGGGGGAGGGTGGTACAACGGATGGACTTCATTCTTGGCACGTATGTGGGTATTTTGAAGGGGAGGAGAGGCAAAGAGTTCAACCACAGAGCCCAACCTC
It encodes:
- the LOC119479009 gene encoding UDP-glucuronosyltransferase 2A3-like; amino-acid sequence: MGSIPGVSFLLLVVSVSLLSSPSVEGGKILVFPVDGSHWVNMNLLIQSLHARGHEVTVVRTATSWYVKENAPHYHSITVTLPGAISIEEQDFFVTFLVKMLAIHKEGGSVIGFLKFYWEMLFTLSDIHRQASMLGVEIFENKTLMQSLRDTQFDVVLIDPGLPVGVLVAHELKLPTVFNVRWITSGEGHFVVAPSPTSYVPTSGYAASDKMTFEQRVKNALFYFLNICIDKIVVCPHYDRLVDRYFGPDVNFYHLLQGADIWLMRVDFVFEFPRPTMPNIVYIGGFQCKPSEPLSSELEEFVQSSGEHGVVLMSLGTLVKGLPVEMTSEIAAAFAQIPQKVIWRHVGEPPNNLGNNTLLVKWMPQNDLLGHPKIKAFVAHGGTNGIYESIYHGVPIVGIPLLFDQFENVLRVEARGAAKVVDTSKLTRQNFLEVLQEVLRDPSYRNNMKRLSALHRDKPMHPLETAVYWIEFVIRHKGASHLRTESYKMPWYAYYSVDVLCFLIAVLLMLTAIFVGSIRFLCIRLCGRRKTKQE